A window from Synechococcus sp. RSCCF101 encodes these proteins:
- a CDS encoding pentapeptide repeat-containing protein, with the protein MVLAVLAVLLISGLPTPASAAMDYAKQVLIEADFSDRDLRGVTFNLTNLREANLSGSDLRGASLFGAKLQDADLSGTDLREATLDSAVFNGTDLSGAVLEDAFAFNTRFEDVRIEGADFTNVPLRGDVRKRLCATASGTNPITGRDTRDTLECA; encoded by the coding sequence ATGGTTCTCGCGGTTCTCGCGGTGCTGCTGATCAGCGGCCTTCCCACTCCCGCTTCGGCGGCGATGGACTACGCCAAGCAGGTGCTGATCGAGGCGGATTTCTCCGATCGTGATCTGCGCGGGGTCACCTTCAACCTCACCAATCTGCGCGAGGCCAACCTCTCCGGCTCTGATCTGCGCGGTGCCAGCCTGTTCGGCGCCAAGCTCCAGGACGCTGATCTGAGCGGCACGGACCTGCGGGAGGCCACGCTCGATTCAGCCGTCTTCAATGGAACCGATCTCAGCGGCGCGGTGCTGGAGGACGCCTTTGCCTTCAACACCCGCTTCGAGGACGTGCGGATCGAGGGGGCCGACTTCACCAACGTTCCCCTCCGCGGTGACGTGCGCAAACGGCTGTGTGCCACGGCCAGTGGCACCAATCCGATCACCGGACGCGACACGCGCGACACCCTGGAGTGCGCCTGA
- a CDS encoding YraN family protein codes for MNALRSGRLAEGRALRLLLARGWTLQARNWRCRWGEMDLLMSKGDRLLLVEVKGRRRQGPDQWGLARFRRGQRRPLERAYGCWLQDHPHWSGATVELVVALVPLPPSRLPVRWLRMQAL; via the coding sequence GTGAACGCCCTCCGCAGCGGACGCCTGGCCGAAGGCCGCGCTCTGCGCCTGCTCCTGGCGCGGGGCTGGACCCTGCAGGCGCGCAACTGGCGCTGTCGCTGGGGCGAGATGGACCTGCTGATGAGCAAGGGGGACCGGCTGCTGCTGGTGGAGGTGAAGGGCCGGCGGCGTCAGGGCCCGGACCAGTGGGGCCTGGCCCGGTTCCGGCGCGGGCAGCGGCGCCCGCTGGAGCGCGCCTACGGCTGCTGGCTCCAGGACCACCCGCACTGGAGTGGGGCGACGGTGGAACTGGTGGTGGCCCTGGTGCCGCTGCCGCCCTCCCGGCTGCCGGTGCGCTGGCTGAGGATGCAGGCTCTGTGA
- the rsmA gene encoding 16S rRNA (adenine(1518)-N(6)/adenine(1519)-N(6))-dimethyltransferase RsmA — MSFSGHRARKRFGQHWLTDAGVLRSIVTAGDLGRADRVLEIGPGRGALTDRLLEAGVAEVRAIELDRDLAAGLRQRYRDEPRFRLIEGDVLRVPLRPEGEEAATKVVANIPYNITGPLLERLVGPLNRPLEPPFQRLVLLLQREVAERLHAAPGSPAYSGLSVRMQLLMRCRSVCNVPPRCFRPPPRVHSQVVLLEPRPPEERPAAPLAGAAERLLRAAFASRRKMLRNTLPAAVPDDALLRCASEASVDLSQRPQDLAPERWLALAQAVLDSGPSTPQHVDG, encoded by the coding sequence ATGAGCTTCTCGGGGCACCGGGCCCGCAAGCGTTTCGGCCAGCACTGGCTCACCGATGCCGGTGTGCTGCGATCGATCGTGACGGCAGGCGATCTGGGGCGGGCCGATCGGGTGCTGGAGATCGGCCCCGGACGGGGAGCCCTCACCGATCGGCTGCTGGAAGCCGGTGTGGCGGAGGTGCGGGCGATCGAGCTGGATCGGGATCTGGCGGCGGGCCTGCGGCAGCGCTACCGCGATGAGCCCCGCTTCCGGCTGATCGAAGGGGATGTGCTTCGCGTCCCCCTCAGACCGGAGGGCGAGGAGGCCGCGACCAAGGTGGTGGCCAACATCCCCTACAACATCACCGGCCCCCTGCTCGAGCGTCTGGTGGGACCGCTCAACCGGCCGCTTGAGCCACCGTTCCAGCGGCTGGTGCTGCTGCTGCAGCGGGAGGTGGCGGAACGCCTGCATGCCGCCCCCGGCAGCCCGGCCTACAGCGGGCTGAGTGTGCGCATGCAGCTGCTGATGCGATGCAGATCGGTCTGCAACGTGCCCCCGCGCTGCTTCCGGCCACCTCCGCGCGTGCATTCCCAGGTGGTCCTGCTGGAACCCAGGCCGCCTGAGGAGCGACCGGCAGCGCCCCTGGCCGGTGCCGCCGAGCGTCTGCTGCGCGCCGCCTTCGCCTCCCGGCGCAAGATGCTCCGCAACACCCTGCCGGCCGCGGTTCCAGACGACGCACTCCTCCGCTGCGCTTCGGAGGCATCCGTGGACCTGTCTCAGCGTCCCCAGGACCTGGCACCAGAGCGATGGCTCGCTCTCGCCCAGGCTGTGCTGGACTCCGGCCCGTCCACCCCCCAGCACGTCGATGGCTGA